Proteins encoded in a region of the Anopheles aquasalis chromosome 2, idAnoAquaMG_Q_19, whole genome shotgun sequence genome:
- the LOC126580964 gene encoding cilia- and flagella-associated protein 58-like, giving the protein MDQIEESGEDSQAPESTFEDDLVPKEITDEFFEELCAKANLTVKDLQGNQQYGLAEDFQKLLITGQNLRQQLIEEQDRIGKMQDEVAAAAGRVAQAMQISQRDQDTIQTLKSEIQDAWKRADAAQTREQNAQEAMNLMRNKFEKLHADGDRYGDRDEDVGPSMNKHKEGVLRERDRLYVEVEELNRRLHTQRLYVEELEKKCADAETKVKDLYKVVDETSNEAFRDKRQLESLQTAHNEVTANLEIKTDEAKYFKTLAESNHKTTVQQTMQIAAIRTNLERIMTTNNLTQVKLAKAQADFDNMVQLKEKVTNELNTKVNILKLKEDENNKFRLENAKLLKTRELLQKRIQTIEAAKGIIDQEVVKLKNTIVTFEKERDASKKSFDVAKKQVDAVLRERDLVRKDLVKANKTITDQTDQMMLLDKHQKTLENEIKGYQAAAQKQQTLMLKIEKDRDRNAEEVQNMSDKIEQLNEDLLYKQKMIGELREKLKDDEAKLVQCQNLLEITRGERNIFERDLTTCSKEMESLKERLKNAIRAVDQLKEENANKMAELFKANKTIDKNEKEKQTLKTEVQNISIALQHSKSELSEKTNENTRLNKTLSDDATSMLRLKKQLEGAINEKDLVKVQLTQRVEEINNLTEKLNMLNMALDRGENQYRERLDDIRLLKIEISNLRSQRNLLTRGLANTADMRQEVLQLNRVLNQERVKARALEDEMLTPMNVHRWRKLSGKDPEKMDLIVKVQTLQRRVLYQSVTVSEQEKTLQQSEKMYDTLKEVVEKLPSHKVKERLSLTQRALTARTKKLKALAAEIRIKELDCKSKDSTLDQLKQALLETKKDLAKEKREKIKLVENLRGHRTHSVLHGPSTDTDFIVFRTTSQSANSGNYRTLGSGFRAIC; this is encoded by the exons ATGGATCAAATAGAGGAAAGTGGTGAAGATTCGCAAGCCCCAGAGTCGACGTTCGAAGATGATCTCGTCCCGAAAGAAATCACGGACGAGTTTTTCGAGGAGCTGTGTGCGAAAGCTAACTTG ACCGTCAAAGACTTACAGGGGAATCAGCAATATGGGCTAGCAGAAGATTTTCAGAAGCTGTTGATAACCGGCCAAAATCTGCGTCAGCAACTGATTGAGGAACAGGATCGAATTGGGAAGATGCAGGATGAGGTTGCAGCGGCCGCCGGAAGAGTGGCGCAAGCTATGCAGATTTCGCAACGTGACCAAGACACAATACAGACCCTGAAGTCTGAAATTCAAGACGCGTGGAAGCGTGCGGACGCTGCTCAAACCCGCGAACAAAATGCCCAAGAAGCGATGAACCTGATGAGGAACAAGTTTGAAAAGCTGCATGCAGATGGCGATCGTTATGGTGATCGGGACGAAGA TGTTGGACCATCGATGAACAAACACAAGGAGGGTGTACTTCGCGAACGTGACCGATTGTACGTGGAGGTGGAAGAGCTAAACCGGCGATTACACACCCAGCGTCTGTACGTGGAGGAGTTGGAAAAGAAATGTGCCGATGCGGAAACAAAGGTGAAGGATCTGTACAAGGTGGTGGATGAAACCTCAAATGAAGCGTTCCGTGATAAGCGTCAGTTGGAAAGTTTGCAAACCGCTCATAACGAAGTAACGGCCAATctggaaataaaaacagatGAAGCCAAATATTTCAAAACCCTCGCAGAATCAAATCACAAAACCACGGTCCAACAAACCATGCAAATTGCGGCGATTCGTACGAATCTAGAGCGAATCATGACCACGAACAATCTCACGCAAGTGAAGCTGGCCAAGGCGCAGGCAGACTTCGACAATATGGTGCAGCTAAAGGAAAAGGTGACCAACGAGCTCAATACAAAGGTTAACATCTTAAAGCTCAAAGAGGATGAAAACAACAAGTTTCGGCTGGAGAATGCCAAGTTGTTAAAAACTCGCGAGTTGCTGCAGAAACGCATCCAGACGATTGAAGCCGCGAAGGGTATCATCGATCAAGAGGTGGTCAAACTCAA AAATACGATTGTCACCTTTGAGAAGGAACGTGATGCTTCTAAGAAGTCCTTTGACGTTGCCAAGAAGCAGGTTGATGCCGTACTGCGGGAACGTGATCTCGTCCGGAAGGATTTGGTTAAAGCAAACA AAACTATTACTGATCAAACGGATCAGATGATGTTGCTAGATAAGCATCAGAAAAcgctggaaaatgaaatcaaaggCTACCAAGCGGCGGCCCAGAAGCAACAGACACTAATGCTGAAGATTGAgaaagatcgcgatcgaaatGCAGAGGAAGTACAAAATATGTCAGACAAAATTGAGCAGCTTAACGAAGATCTGCTGTATAAGCAAAAAATGATTGGCGAACTTCGGGAAAAGCTGAAGGACGATGAGGCAAAGCTGGTTCAATGCCAAAATTTGCTTGAAATCACGCGCGGTGAACGGAACATTTTCGAACGTGACCTTACAACGTGCAGCAAGGAGATGGAAAGTTTGAAGGAGCGTTTGAAGAACGCCATCCGAGCTGTTGACCAGTTGAAGGAGGAAAACGCCAACAAAATGGCAGAGCTGTTTAAAGcgaacaaaacgatcgataaaaatgaaaaggaaaagcagacACTAAAAACAGAGGTACAAAATATAAGCATTGCGTTGCAGCATTCCAAATCCGAACTTAGCGAGAAGACGAACGAGAATACTCGACTTAACAAGACACTTTCG GACGATGCTACAAGTATGCTCCGGCTGAAAAAACAACTGGAAGGAGCTATTAATGAGAAAGATTTGGTGAAGGTTCAGCTAACGCAGCGTGTAGAAGAGATTAATAATTTAACCGAAAAACTGAACATGTTGAACATGGCTCTCGATCGTGGTGAAAATCAGTACCGTGAGCGGTTGGATGACATTCGGCTGTTGAAGATAGAAATCAGCAACCTTCGCTCTCAGCGCAACCTTTTAACACGTGGGCTTGCAAATACTGCCGACATGCGCCAAGAAGTGCTGCAGTTGAACCGTGTTCTGAATCAGGAGCGTGTGAAGGCGCGTGCCCTGGAGGATGAAATGCTCACACCAATGAATGTTCATCGTTGGAGGAAGCTAAGTGGCAAGGATCCCGAGAAGATGGATTTGATAGTGAAGGTTCAAACATTGCAACGCCGGGTACTATATCAGTCCGTCACTGTTTCGGAGCAGGAGAAAACCTTACAGCAGTCGGAGAAAATGTACGACACATTGAAGGAGGTAGTAGAGAAACTGCCAAGCCATAAAGTCAAAGAACGACTTTCACTCACGCAACGGGCACTAACGGCACGTACGAAAAAATTGAAAGCACTGGCAGCCGAAATACGCATCAAGGAACTGGATTGCAAGAGCAAAGACAGTACACTGGACCAGCTTAAACAAGCACTGCTGGAAACCAAAAAGGATTTGGCGAAGGAA AAACgcgagaaaataaaattagtCGAAAACCTACGAGGACATCGGACCCATAGCGTTTTGCATGGTCCCTCCACTGATACGGACTTTATCGTGTTTCGCACAACCAGCCAGAGTGCTAACAGCGGCAATTATCGTACTTTGGGTTCAGGATTCAGGGCAATCTGCTGA
- the LOC126580759 gene encoding lateral signaling target protein 2 homolog — translation MDSLRKWLNKPKADDKSLLARFYHADRALTAIASELDSFDGRAEPVRCTRLVGRLRQGQDRVLAITNQIMDELLGDDRAPRAFRVKFPEEVLQESLAGQLWFGAECLAAGSSILNREFESAKMRPLAKAVTNSLEIVRNRLREQCLRYNTPNSPVLRLDLNDAASEQLYESLKIFDRLFAQFELVYVSAMVQVKTKQEYEMQELICVLFSETLQRALKIGLLDQEQVDSYDPALMFSIPRLAIIAGLAIFADGPLNMDQPADNISEMFRPFRKLLIKMRDLLHTLTKHELYQLEKLLCTNEEINLSEQMICDEDEREAAGGNGGGSSSSDGAVGVAGSAGGGASGVDGVRGLDDEHEPLGESKEHVMIVTTTRTNTVGDVEGADQYEDRTNVSSVLAISHHVAESDNLTFKYGDINVDEGSSGSSGNSSGNNSKNRQSRNQQRRLQQHSSRNKDNDDEAEEDGIVTTAPAPLGADNNDDNDYDDDDDDDDDEDEDEDDNDDDQHDDVVGGLMNNVLDCTSGYLIPNTNFGNLLQTNEAPLTDSFIATDDEVRLLSDEVANLEAGGGIADGSNMEQILSGGQTLQESDSGHVTATHSTDMSPELESERTVLLTAAAAARGVAIDAEVLGASNISLKTVRRSGLNSSLRKKQLSTSQKQSEIIESSDDDENDIGYGGTDVEEDEEEDEYKNKRVELEQPDNRNHSAKDSQCPSGSQAKHSQSTKHHRRQSHHHRPRSATTGSLHRKAPSYRQHYHRFAPAGTSTSNTHSVATESGDAGRPQVASSSSSSCDTSPTQSECSDAQEVALAIRAAGRNKFKTTENLLHRLFVCIAGVADQLQTNFAADLRKMLKSVFIMNSSPPEPEQPPPVANVGEAEAKDSQHPADMFEFRASEQDVITADQNNSGGSSQSIYSAEEANPEQDSVFVSSGDSSPVRRTTSVESGNVTVNVSVSVVTSSPGTGGGNGGTHAMPGEGGTRSAQERSVSLSEACIVVEGGKASLRRYSSGGSKSDYARSKSSPNSPINSNSNGSSNRSSVSNTPSTGRGLHREQTPQQQHEQQQSQQQQQVQAQPRRMPEEPPRWIPDCDAPRCMACASAFTPFRRRHHCRNCGGVFCGVCSNLSAPLPKYGLTKAVRVCRDCFVREVGV, via the exons ATGGATTCGTTGCGAAAATGGTTGAACAAACCGAAG GCCGACGACAAATCGTTGCTGGCACGATTCTATCACGCCGATCGTGCACTAACAGCGATAGCTAGCGAACTGGACAGCTTCGACGGAAGAGCAGAACCCGTCCGATGTACGCGGCTGGTAGGGCGACTACGACAGGGTCAG GACCGTGTGCTGGCGATCACCAACCAAATCATGGACGAGCTGCTTGGTGATGATCGGGCTCCGCGTGCTTTCCGCGTAAAGTTTCCGGAAGAGGTACTGCAGGAAAGCCTAGCCGGTCAGCTGTGGTTCGGGGCCGAGTGTTTGGCTGCTGGGTCATCGATACTGAACCGTGAGTTCGAATCAGCCAAGATGCGCCCACTGGCGAAAGCGGTTACCAACAGTCTGGAGATTGTGCGAAATCGTCTTCGCGAACAGTGCCTTCGCTACAACACGCCCAACAGTCCGGTCCTGCGGCTGGATCTGAATGATGCGGCAAGCGAGCAGCTGTACGAAAGTCTCAAAatattcgatcgattgtttgcaCAGTTCGAGCTCGTGTATGTGAGTGCGATGGTACAGGTGAAGACAAAGCAGGAGTACGAAATGCAGGAGCTGATCTGTGTGCTTTTCTCCGAGACGCTACAGCGAGCGCTCAAGATTGGCTTGCTGGACCAGGAACAGGTGGATTCGTATGATCCTGCGCTCATGTTCTCGATCCCACGGCTGGCGATCATCGCTGGGCTCGCCATCTTCGCCGATGGACCCCTCAACATGGATCAGCCGGCGGACAACATCTCGGAGATGTTCCGTCCTTTCCGAAAGCTGCTCATCAAAATGCGCGACCTGTTGCACACCCTGACCAAACACGAACTCTACCAACTCGAGAAGCTGCTCTGCACCAACGAAGAGATAAATCTGAGCGAACAAATGATCTGTGATGAAGACGAACGAGAGGCCGCTGGcgggaatggtggtggaagtaGCAGtagtgatggtgctgttggtgttgctggtagtgctggtggtggtgctagtggtgttgatggtgtgcGCGGTTTGGACGATGAACATGAACCGCTTGGTGAGAGCAAGGAACACGTTATGATAGTGACAACCACGAGGACCAACACAGTCGGTGATGTCGAGGGCGCGGATCAGTATGAAGATCGGACGAATGTAAGCAGTGTCCTTGCAATATCCCACCACGTCGCTGAGAGTGATAACTTAACATTTAAATATGGTGATATCAATGTGGATGAAGGTAGTAGTGGCAGTAGTGGCAACAGTAGTGGCAATAACTCCAAAAACCGTCAATCACGGAACCAGCAGCGTCGGTTACAGCAACATTCCTCACGAAAcaaggacaacgacgacgaagcggaAGAGGACGGCATTGTGACGACCGCTCCAGCACCGCTGGGAGCAGACAATAATGATGACAATGattatgacgatgacgacgacgacgacgacgacgaggacgaggacgaggacgacaatgatgatgatcagcatgatgatgttgtcggCGGATTGATGAACAATGTTTTAGATTGCACCTCGGGATATCTGATTCCAAATACGAACTTTGGGAACCTGCTCCAGACGAACGAGGCACCTCTGACGGACAGTTTCATAGCCACGGATGACGAGGTGAGACTGTTGAGCGATGAGGTGGCTAATCTGGAGGCTGGCGGTGGGATTGCGGATGGTTCGAATATGGAACAAATTCTTTCCGGTGGTCAAACACTACAAGAATCGGATTCCGGACACGTGACGGCTACCCATAGCACCGATATGTCACCGGAACTAGAGAGCGAACGGACTGTCctgctcactgctgctgctgctgccagaggGGTGGCGATAGATGCCGAGGTACTGGGTGCTTCGAACATTTCCCTCAAAACCGTACGACGATCCGGATTGAACAGTAGTTTGCGTAAAAAGCAGCTTTCAACCAGCCAAAAGCAGTCCGAGATAATCGAATCtagtgatgacgatgagaacgATATCGGATACGGTGGGACTGATGTtgaggaggatgaggaagaagaCGAATACAAGAACAAACGGGTGGAGCTTGAGCAGCCAGACAATCGAAATCATTCCGCGAAAGATTCGCAGTGTCCTTCGGGAAGCCAGGCGAAACATTCACAATCCACTaagcaccatcgtcgtcaaagccatcaccatcggccacGGTCGGCCACAACTGGTTCGTTACATCGTAAAGCGCCATCCTATCGTCAGCACTACCACCGTTTTGCACCTGCCGGCACATCGACCAGCAACACACATTCCGTTGCCACCGAAAGTGGTGACGCTGGTCGGCCACAGGtcgcctcatcatcatcctccagcTGTGATACTTCACCAACGCAGAGCGAATGCAGTGACGCGCAAGAAGTCGCGCTCGCAATCCGTGCTGCCGGTCGGAACAAGTTCAA GACGACGGAAAATCTGCTCCAtcgtctgtttgtttgcattgcgGGTGTCGCGGATCAACTGCAGACGAACTTCGCCGCCGATTTACGGAAAATGCTGAAAAGCGTTTTCATCATGAACTCGTCCCcgccagagccagaacaacCGCCCCCGGTGGCGAACGTTGGTGAAGCCGAGGCGAAAGACAGCCAACATCCGGCCGATATGTTCGAGTTTCGGGCCAGCGAGCAGGATGTGATTACCGCCGATCAGAACAACAGCGGTGGTTCGAGCCAAAGTATCTATTCGGCGGAAGAAGCGAACCCCGAACAGGATTCGGTGTTTGTTTCCTCCGGCGATTCTTCGCCGGTTCGCCGCACCACAAGTGTCGAAAGTGGCAATGTCACAGTTAACGTGTCCGTTTCGGTGGTGACCTCATCGCCTGGAACTGGAGGAGGCAATGGGGGAACTCATGCGATGCCAGGGGAAGGTGGAACCAGAAGTGCACAGGAACGAAGCGTTAGTCTTAGTGAGGCTTGCATTGTcgtggagggagggaaggcaTCTCTTCGTCGGTACAGCTCCGGAGGTTCGAAAAGTGATTACGCTCGGAGTAAAAGCAGTCCCAACAGTCCAATTAATAGCAATAGCAATGGTAGTAGCAATCGAAGCTCTGTCAGCAACACACCTTCCACCGGAAGAGGCTTACACAGAGAGCAaacgccacagcagcagcacgaacagcagcaatcccagcagcagcaacaggtgcaGGCACAGCCACGGCGCATGCCAGAGGAACCGCCACGATGGATTCCAGACTGTGACGCCCCCCGTTGCATGGCCTGTGCCTCCGCTTTTACACCGTTCCGTCGGCGCCATCACTGTCGTAACTGTGGTGGAGTGTTTTGTGGCGTTTGCTCTAATCTGTCGGCGCCACTCCCGAAGTACGGTCTCACGAAAGCCGTCCGTGTGTGTCGCGATTGTTTCGTGCGCGAGGTGGGCGTTTAG
- the LOC126570486 gene encoding DNA repair protein RAD50, with product MSTVSKLEIRGIRSFGGDSVDVQKISFSSPLTLIVGQNGCGKTTIIECLKYGLTGELPPGSNRGVGFVHDPKIFKTVESLGQVKLMVKDIFGNSIMAIRSMKTTQKGKLPKFETLDSTIVLEDSRTKEKTTMTRSRTADVNNEMCDAMGVSKAILNYVIFCHQEDSCWPLGEPKDLKDRFDAIFGTSDYKRLIDKMLKCTKELANRQKDKQGDLKLLKELKEQAERKRIQLEDAVRKHDALQQRIGDLATDIAPIVEKLENLARIEREYSSLVAKRIDLQSKIQSKDDEQCKLQSKIKHLFAGSVMELEGELRLFQQKTFTKQDELEVEKSELESSKAKERSIQSNLQRLDGQKMTLTAKRNHEHDLKVDRGKKMQDLGKKLNLSLPSECTDPSLDENLVVSILDCIRDATKKEEKNVQTMAAQFDEDDVKKQKEIDRLRESKATLESDCISKKKQIQQMDREKMNTEKDVATIELSAETLEKLNEEIAMLEQEYEKHASTTNLPALRTELAAKKQLIKELQEQSDSLEERIHAMDKFAMKEKELTLREQQYNGREAEVRRLRNKHADSLRRLFPERTIESNYKRNLQDLYDSMQREINGANEKIRRSEGVITEMETLRKTQKQQLDRLTREQTESEEKMYSACRGMPYDEVVARLKEKIERNTLEHGEARSAVVLFQKYITNINTGHCCPVCDKDLTPDDAQDVSGKLSDEIRRLPQKIESLEKGLKSDRLEYDKLLALKSVAEMLDKQKQELPKMKLQLQETERRFAQASEELEELQIALSEPTSTVQLINSIVGDMSILDENSRELERMKRGVEQLKEELQAIIPPGVKSEDLKAQRESLRVQLRLERRLSDELQGKLDSKAEKLNNLQFRNNEMKAKRLKLQESVQSLGQKREKVLELADKICSLETDLAETQCCLEPMKRELDQKIAEKLSAKQRNSQQLQKARKTLEGLNQNETEIERLCSELDKLASLNLSLELNRLQDKIDQAKNDWERTQRIIEQQTENIERMKQDIASHQIQERDLLDNRDLKMLMRESSNLQEELNALMKSMGEIDYSSVNEERTRLIDLRDGLQVKQSELKGQIQELKLQIRGLQVELEQGKFKDATRNYMKTLCASVALRKNISDVKKYREALERAICEYHTEKMEVINRTILSLWRAIYRGNDIDYIRIRTQDGEKDKEKEKEKEKEKEKEKEKEEKEKEKEKEKEKEKEREKDRSDRLRHIYGVVQSKNDVEIEMRGRCSAGQRVLASLIIRLALSETFSSNCGVMALDEPTTNLDRENIESLCDSLRRIVAEREQSNFLLIVITHDEEFVTKLEKFETYYRISRNREGKSVIKEERV from the exons ATGTCGACCGTATCGAAGCTGGAAATTCGAGGAATACGGAGTTTTGGCGGGGATAGCGTGGATGTTCAG AAAATCAGTTTTTCCTCCCCGCTCACGTTGATCGTTGGGCAAAACGGGTGCGGAAAAACGACAATCATCGAATGCCTGAAGTACGGCTTGACCGGCGAGCTGCCACCCGGCTCAAACCGGGGAGTCGGATTCGTGCACGATCCCAAGATTTTCAAAACCGTCGAAAGCTTGGGTCAGGTGAAGCTGATGGTAAAGGATATTTTCGGCAACAGCATTATGGCAATCCGATCAATGAAAACGACGCAGAAAGGAAAGTTGCCCAAGTTTGAAACGCTCGACTCGACCATCGTGCTGGAAGATTCCAGAACGAAGGAGAAAACAACGATGACCCGCAGCCGCACCGCTGATGTGAACAACGAAATGTGCGATGCCATGGGCGTTTCGAAAGCTATCCTCAATTACGTAATCTTTTGCCACCAAGAAGATTCCTGCTGGCCGCTGGGTGAACCGAAGGATTTGAAGGATCGCTTCGATGCCATCTTTGGCACCAGCGATTACAAACGTTTGATCGATAAGATGCTCAAATGCACCAAGGAACTCGCCAATCGCCAGAAGGATAAACAGGGCGATTTGAAACTACTTAAGGAGCTGAAAGAACAGGCCGAACGGAAGCGAATTCAGCTGGAAGACGCCGTACGCAAACATGATGCGCTGCAACAGAGGATTGGCGATCTTGCGACCGATATTGCTCCGATTGTAGAGAAATTGGAGAATCTTGCACGCATCGAACGGGAGTACAGCTCGTTGGTTGCCAAGAGAATTGATCTTCAATCCAA GATTCAGAGTAAGGACGACGAGCAGTGTAAGTTGCAATCAAAGATAAAACATCTATTCGCGGGATCCGTAATGGAGCTGGAAGGAGAATTGAGATTGTTTCAACAGAAAACATTTACAAAGCAAGACGAGCTGGAGGTGGAAAAATCGGAGCTAGAATCAAGCAAAGCCAAGGAACGATCCATTCAAAGTAATCTGCAGAGGCTGGATGGTCAGAAAATGACACTGACTGCCAAACGGAACCACGAACATGATCTCAAGGTCGATCGTGGGAAGAAGATGCAAGATCTGGGAAAGAAGCTGAACCTTTCTCTGCCCTCGGAATGCACCGATCCATCGCTCGATGAAAATCTAGTTGTATCGATTCTAGATTGCATCCGAGATGCGacaaagaaggaggagaagaatgtTCAAACCATGGCAGCTCAattcgacgaggacgacgtaaagaagcaaaaagagatCGATAGGCTGCGAGAATCGAAAGCTACTCTTGAGAGTGATTGCATTTCCAAAAAGAAGCAAATTCAACAGATGGATCGAGAAAAAATGAACACCGAGAAGGACGTAGCTACAATCGAGCTCTCGGCGGAAACACTGGAAAAGCTGAACGAAGAAATAGCAATGCTGGAGCAAGAATACGAAAAACATGCTAGTACCACAAACCTTCCTGCACTGAGGACGGAGCTGGCAGCAAAGAAACAGCTGATTAAAGAGCTGCAAGAGCAATCGGACAGCCTGGAGGAACGTATTCACGCCATGGACAAGTTTGcgatgaaagaaaaggaactAACCCTGAGAGAACAACAGTATAACGGTCGCGAGGCGGAAGTGCGTCGATTGAGAAACAAACATGCAGATAGCCTTCGTCGTCTATTTCCCGAACGGACGATTGAATCAAATTATAAGCGTAACTTGCAGGATCTGTACGACTCGATGCAGCGAGAGATTAATGGGGCCAACGAAAAAATACGTCGTTCCGAAGGTGTTATAACAGAAATGGAAACTTtgagaaaaacgcaaaaacaacAGTTAGATCGCTTAACACGGGAGCAGACGGAAAGCGAGGAGAAGATGTATTCGGCATGCCGCGGTATGCCTTACGATGAGGTCGTGGCTAGACTAAAAGAAAAAATTGAACGCAATACGCTGGAGCATGGTGAAGCTAGATCGGCTGTGGTTTTGTTTCAGAAGTACATTACCAACATCAACACCGGCCACTGTTGTCCCGTATGCGACAAAGATCTGACCCCCGACGATGCTCAGGATGTGAGTGGCAAGCTTTCCGACGAAATTCGTCGTTTGCCACAGAAAATTGAGTCGCTCGAAAAGGGCTTAAAGAGCGATCGGTTGGAATACGATAAACTGTTGGCATTGAAATCAGTGGCTGAGATGCTTGACAAGCAAAAGCAGGAATTGCCCAAAATGAAGCTACAGCTGCAAGAAACCGAGCGGCGTTTTGCGCAAGCATCAGAAGAACTTGAAGAACTTCAGATAGCACTATCAGAACCGACATCCACCGTTCAACTCATCAACAGTATCGTGGGAGATATGAGTATTCTGGATGAAAATAGTCGTGAGCTGGAGCGCATGAAACGTGGAGTGGAGCAGTTGAAAGAAGAACTGCAGGCCATTATTCCGCCGGGCGTGAAATCGGAAGATCTGAAAGCCCAACGAGAGTCACTTCGCGTACAGCTGAGGCTAGAACGTCGGCTTAGCGATGAGCTGCAAGGCAAGCTGGACAGCAAAGCGGAAAAATTGAACAACCTGCAGTTTCGCAATAATGAAATGAAGGCAAAAAGGTTGAAGCTACAAGAATCTGTCCAATCGTTGGGACAGAAGCGAGAAAAGGTTCTCGAATTGGCGGATAAAATTTGTTCCCTAGAGACTGATCTTGCCGAAACGCAGTGTTGCCTAGAACCGATGAAGCGGGAACTGGACCAGAAGATCGCCGAAAAGCTCAGTGCAAAGCAACGTAACAGCCAACAGTTGCAAAAGGCTCGCAAAACATTGGAAGGCTTGAACCAgaacgaaaccgaaattgAACGGCTCTGCAGTGAGCTAGACAAATTGGCATCGTTAAATCTGTCGTTGGAATTGAATCGTTTGCAGGACAAAATAGACCAAGCGAAGAACGACTGGGAGCGTACACAGCGTatcatcgagcagcaaacggaaaacATCGAGCGCATGAAGCAAGACATCGCCAGTCACCAAATCCAGGAGCGGGATCTTTTGGATAACCGTGATTTGAAAATGTTGATGCGTGAATCATCAAATCTGCAAGAAGAGCTGAATGCGCTTATGAAAAGTATGGGAGAAATAGATTACAGCAGCGTGAACGAAGAGCGTACACGTTTGATTGATCTTCGGGACGGTCTGCAGGTGAAGCAAAGTGAGCTGAAAGGACAGATCCAAGAGTTGAAGTTGCAAATCAGAGGTTTACAGGTAGAGCTGGAGCAGGGTAAATTCAAGGATGCCACACGGAACTACATGAAAACGCTTTGCGCATCGGTGGCACTGCGCAAAAACATTAGCGACGTGAAAAAGTATCGCGAGGCGCTGGAAAGGGCCATATGTGAATATCACACTGAAAAGATGGAGGTAATCAATCGAACAATTCTATCGCTGTGGCGCGCTATCTATCGTGGAAACGATATCGATTACATCCGTATACGAACGCAAGATGGCGAGAaggacaaggagaaggagaaggagaaggagaaggagaaggagaaggagaaggagaaggaggagaaggagaaggagaaggagaaggagaaggagaaggagaaggagagggagaaggatCGGTCGGATCGTCTCCGACACATCTATGGAGTCGTTCAATCGAAGAACGACGTGGAAATAGAGATGCGCGGACGGTGCAGTGCCGGGCAGCGGGTTCTTGCATCGCTGATTATACGCCTGGCATTGTCCGAAACCTTCAGCAGCAACTGCGGCGTAATGGCGCTCGATGAGCCCACCACAAACCTGGATCGGGAAAACATTGAATCGTTGTGCGACTCGTTGCGCCGGATCGTTGCAGAGCGCGAACAGTCGAACTTCCTTCTAATTGTCATCACTCACGACGAGGAGTTTGTTACGAAGCTGGAAAAGTTCGAAACTTATTACCGCATCTCGCGCAACCGCGAGGGAAAATCCGTTATTAAGGAGGAACGAGTGTAG
- the LOC126570487 gene encoding pro-corazonin-like, which produces MLHTRTIAVLVVGLIVLVNAQTFQYSRGWTNGKRSSPTEPGANPVFLSRLNQAGLDTLKPNEKALLRRFLHNPCDLRIASLLSNHQSKDLLAGGDLFDSAETSGSTFVLPQFLIDSEEANAGSSSANLANGRSVGEALRFKRELPGTLGDPRS; this is translated from the exons ATGCTCCACACTCGTACGATCGCagtgttggttgttggtttaatAGTGCTGGTCAATGCTCAAACCTTTCAATACTCCCGTGGATGGACAAACGGGAAACGCTCTTCTCCAACAGAACCGGGAGCTAATCCTGTGTTCTTGTCCCGATTGAACCAAGCTGGTCTAGATACTttaaaaccgaacgaaaa GGCGTTATTGCGACGTTTCTTGCACAACCCATGTGACCTCAGGATAGCCAGTTTGCTCAGCAACCACCAGAGTAAAGATCTGCTGGCGGGAGGTGATCTCTTCGACAGTGCAGAGACCAGTGGATCAACGTTCGTATTACCCCAGTTTCTGATCGATTCCGAAGAGGCTAATGCCGGCTCCAGCAGTGCCAATTTAGCCAATGGACGTTCGGTCGGGGAAGCGCTTCGCTTCAAGCGTGAGTTGCCTGGTACTCTAGGTGATCCTCGTTCTTAA